GCAAAGACGAGGGAGAACGGAGCTGCCATCTGGCGAGACATAGCGCTTAGGCTTGAGAAACCGAAAAGGAACTGGGCCGAAGCAAACCTCAGCAAACTTGAAAGGTATGCGAAGGACGGGGACACTGTGATCGTCCCCGGAAAAGTTCTCGCCGCAGGCAGCGTAACAAAGAAGATGACAGTGGCAGCATACAGTTTCTCGGATGCCGCAGCGGCGGGCATAACCGCCGCCGGAGGAAGGACGTTGACAATAAGGGAGCTCATGGAAACCAATCCAGAGGGTTCCAATGTGAGGATCATGAGGTGATATGAATGGTTACGGTCATTGATGCAAAAGGACTGATCCACGGCAGGCTTGCCAGCAATGTCGCCGAAATGATCATGGGCGGGGAAGAGGTAGTGATCCTCAATGCGGAAGCAATTGTGATAACGGGTCGGAAAGAGATCGTATTCGCCGACTTCAAAGCAAAGGTCGACCGCGGAGACACCACGAAGAGGAAAGGACCCTTCTATCCCCGCAGGGCGGATCTGCTTTTCAAGCGCTGCGTCAGAGGTATGATACCTTGGAAGACGAGCAGCGGAAGGGACGCATACAGGAGGCTCCACGTGTTCGTGGGGACGCCTAAGCAGTTCGAATCATGCGACAAACTGAGGCCCGAAGAGGCAGACAGAGAGATCACCGGCAAATACACAACCCTGGGAGCCGTCTCAAAATTCCTGGGATCCAACGTGAGATGATCTCATGGAGCACGTAAATACAAGCGGAAAAAGAAAGACTGCGATCGCGAGAGCGACCGTCAAAGAGGGTACCGGCAGGGTGACGATCAACAAAGTGCCTCTGGAAACATACGGCCCGGAACTGGCAAGACTCAAGATCCAGGAGCCTCTGGGTCTTGTGCCCGAGAAGGCGTCCGGAGTGGACATAGCGGTGCTTGTCAACGGAGGAGGAGTGATGGGTCAGGCCGCAGCGGCAAGGACCGCGATAGCGAGAGGCCTGGTCGACTTCTACAAAGACGAAGAGATGGAAGCGGTGTTCAGAGCGTACGACAGAACGCTCATCATCAACGATGACAGAAGGAAGCTTCCCAAGAACCCCCTCGGACACGGCGCCCGCGCCAAGAAGCAGAAGTCATATCGTTAAGGTGATATCATGATAATACCGGTGAGATGTTTCACATGCGGAAAGGTGGTCGGAAGCGCGTACCCCGAGTATGTCAAGCGCGTAGGCATGGGAGAGAACCCCAAGGATGTCCTGAACAGCCTCGGGTTCGAGAGATACTGCTGCCGCAGGATGATCGTATCCCATGCGGACCTCATCGGAGAGATAGCGCCTCTCGGATAAACCATTTAACAAAACCAATTAAGGGCCCGTGGGGTAGCTTGGTATCCTTGTAGCTTGGGGTGCTATTGACTCCAGTTCAAATCTGGGCGGGCCCACCTTACTCTATATCCAGCACATCAATTTTGAAATCCAATAACATCTTTGACCGTCGTTTTCGGCATTCGTTTTTCTGTTATTGAACGCTCTATCTCATTACTTTAACTTTTTAATTTTTAGAACACCTGCTACAAATAATGGCTAGCATTTAGAAAAGTATGAAGTTAAGGTTTGTGTTAAGAAGTTTAGAATCGCCATCACTCCATGGCGACATTGAATGAAGTTTCGGCAATGAGCTTGCAGTACTCTGACAGCCTTTTCGCGCTGAACAGCACCAAGTCTCTGGGAGTTATTGACAGACAGTCTGTCAACACGGCCGTTTTCGAGGCTTTGCAGGTCATCTCCATTATCAGATCGGATTCCTTTACCATCTTCTCGGCCAGTTCCATAT
This genomic interval from Candidatus Methanoplasma cognatum contains the following:
- a CDS encoding 50S ribosomal protein L18e encodes the protein MSESFKTNPYLIALISDLKAKTRENGAAIWRDIALRLEKPKRNWAEANLSKLERYAKDGDTVIVPGKVLAAGSVTKKMTVAAYSFSDAAAAGITAAGGRTLTIRELMETNPEGSNVRIMR
- a CDS encoding 50S ribosomal protein L13, producing the protein MVTVIDAKGLIHGRLASNVAEMIMGGEEVVILNAEAIVITGRKEIVFADFKAKVDRGDTTKRKGPFYPRRADLLFKRCVRGMIPWKTSSGRDAYRRLHVFVGTPKQFESCDKLRPEEADREITGKYTTLGAVSKFLGSNVR
- a CDS encoding 30S ribosomal protein S9, whose protein sequence is MEHVNTSGKRKTAIARATVKEGTGRVTINKVPLETYGPELARLKIQEPLGLVPEKASGVDIAVLVNGGGVMGQAAAARTAIARGLVDFYKDEEMEAVFRAYDRTLIINDDRRKLPKNPLGHGARAKKQKSYR
- a CDS encoding DNA-directed RNA polymerase subunit N; translation: MIIPVRCFTCGKVVGSAYPEYVKRVGMGENPKDVLNSLGFERYCCRRMIVSHADLIGEIAPLG